TCTTCAAGAAGCTCAACTCGGCCGTGTTCCCGGGGCAGCAGGGCGGGCCGCTCATGCACGTCATCGCGGCGAAGGCCGTGGCGTTCAAGCTCGCCGCGACGCCGGAGTTCGTCGAGCGACAGGAGCGCACCATCCGCGGCGCCCAGATCCTCGCCGCGCGGCTGACGCAGGACGACGCGATCGCCGGCGGCGTCAACGTGCTGACGGGGGGCACGGATGTCCACCTCGCGCTCGTCGACCTGCGCGAGTCGCCCCTCAACGGCCTCGAAGCCGAAGACCTGCTGCACCACGTCGGCATCACGGTGAACCGCAACGGTGTGCCGTTCGACCCGCGCCCGCCGATGGTGACGAGCGGTGTGCGCATCGGAACCCCCGCGCTCGCCACGCGCGGCTTCGCCGACGCCGAGTTCACCGAGGTGGCCGACATCATCGCCCACACCCTCATGCCGAACCCCGACGTCGCGGCCCTGCAGTCGCGCGTCGCGGCGCTGACCGACGCGTTCCCGCTCTACCCGGGGCTGTAGTCGTGGCGGAGTCGCACTCCACCGCCCAGCGCCTCGACGGCACGGCCACGGCCGCGGCCATCAAGGCCGAGCTCACCGAGCGCGTCACAGCGCTGCGTGAGCGTGGCATCGTGCCCGGTCTCGCGACCGTGCTCGTCGGCGACGACCCCGGCTCGCAGTGGTACGTGGCCGGCAAGCACCGCGACTGCGCCGAGGTCGGCATCGCGTCGATCCGCCGTGATCTGCCGGCGACGACGACGCAGGCCGAGCTCGAATCCGTCATCGACGAGCTGAACGCCGACCCGGCGGTGACGGGGTTCATCGTGCAGTTGCCGCTGCCGAAGCACCTCGACACCGACGCGATTCTCGAGCGCGTGCATCCCGATAAAGATGCCGACGGGCTGCACCCCACCAACCTCGGGCGCCTCGTGCTGCGCGTCGACCGCCCGATCGACACCCCGCTGCCGTGCACGCCGCGCGGCGTCATCGAGCTCGTCGAACGGCACGGGCTGTCGTGGGCGGGCAAGGATGTCGTCGTGATCGGGCGCGGCGTCACCGTCGGGCGCGCGATCGGCTCGCTGCTCACGCGGCGCGAGTACAACGCTACCGTCACGCTCACCCACACGGGCACGACCGATCTCGCGGCGCACCTGCGGCGGGCCGACGTCATCGTCGCGGCCGCGGGCGTGCCGGGCATCGTTCGCGCCGCCGACGTGAAGCCCGGCGCGATCGTGCTCGACGTCGGCGTCTCGCGGCTCGTCGACCCCGACACGGGCGTCTCGCGCATCGCGGGCGACGTGGCCGACGACGTCGCGACGGTCGCGTCGTGGATCTCGCCCAACCCCGGCGGGGTCGGCCCCATGACGCGCGCGCTGCTGCTCGCGAACGTCGTCGAGACCGCGGAGCGCCAGGCCCGCTAGACCGTCAGCGGGTGCGGCCGGTAGCCTGGTCGCATGGAGCTGTGACGCAGTCGAAGTCCCGCGCCCGAGGCTGAGCCCGGCGGGAATCCTGCGAACCCCGGCGGTACTCCATGTCTCCGACCCTGTCCACTGCGCTCATTTCCTCTGGCGACCGCGCGCCCCTCATCGCGCGCGGCGTCACCCGAATCCTCGGCGGCCGCGCCGTGCTGCGCGACGTCGACCTCATCGTGCCCGCGGGCGCGCGCGTCGGCCTGATCGGCGAGAACGGCGCGGGCAAGTCGACCCTGCTCCGCCTGCTCGCCGGGGTCGACGAGCCCGACGCGGGCGAGATCGTGCGCCCCGCGCGGCTCGGCTGGCTGCCGCAAGAGGTGCCGTTCGATTCGGGGATGCCCGTCTCGAGCATCCTCGACACCGCCGACGCGCCGCTGCTCGCCCTCGAGCGCACGATCGAGGCGACGGCGGCGCTGCTCGGCACCGACCCGGGGGTGGACGCCGCCTACAGCGCCGCGCTCGACGAGGCCGAGCGGGTCGAGCTGTGGAGCCGGCACGCGCGCCGCGATGCCCTGCTCGACGCGTTCGGGGTGGCGGGTATCCCGTTCGCGACGCCGCTCGGTGAGATCTCGGGCGGGCAACGCAGCCGCCTCGCGCTCGCCGCCCTGCTGCTGAGCTGCCCCGAGGCGCTCGTGCTCGACGAGCCGAGCAACCACCTCGACGACCGCGCGGTCGACGCGCTGCGCGAGCAGCTGCTCGGCTGGCGCGGCCCCGTGCTGCTCGCGAGCCACGACCGCGCGCTGCTCGACGAGGTCGCCACCGAGCTCGTCGACCTCGATCCGAGTCGTCGCGCGGCGACCGGCGAGAACGGGGGAGGCCAGGCCGTGCGGTACG
The sequence above is a segment of the Microcella humidisoli genome. Coding sequences within it:
- a CDS encoding bifunctional methylenetetrahydrofolate dehydrogenase/methenyltetrahydrofolate cyclohydrolase, which produces MAESHSTAQRLDGTATAAAIKAELTERVTALRERGIVPGLATVLVGDDPGSQWYVAGKHRDCAEVGIASIRRDLPATTTQAELESVIDELNADPAVTGFIVQLPLPKHLDTDAILERVHPDKDADGLHPTNLGRLVLRVDRPIDTPLPCTPRGVIELVERHGLSWAGKDVVVIGRGVTVGRAIGSLLTRREYNATVTLTHTGTTDLAAHLRRADVIVAAAGVPGIVRAADVKPGAIVLDVGVSRLVDPDTGVSRIAGDVADDVATVASWISPNPGGVGPMTRALLLANVVETAERQAR